The Leptospira sp. WS39.C2 genome contains a region encoding:
- the purQ gene encoding phosphoribosylformylglycinamidine synthase subunit PurQ — translation MKVRVVTFPGSNCDKDVGSVLKDYFQAEVKYTWYKESFDDVPDLVVLPGGFSFGDYLRCGAMAKFSASMESVVQYANKGGKVLGVCNGFQILTESGLLPGALLHNRTLKYICKDVELVPVKENIFAKNFQSNLSIPIAHGEGAYFADGETLERLEKNGQVVFRYEENPNGSLHDIAGICNEKGNVLGMMPHPERAMNPFTGKMDGKQILEALLKN, via the coding sequence ATGAAAGTCAGGGTTGTCACATTTCCTGGATCCAATTGTGATAAAGATGTTGGTTCTGTTTTAAAGGATTATTTCCAAGCAGAAGTCAAATACACTTGGTACAAAGAATCATTTGATGATGTTCCGGATTTAGTGGTATTACCTGGTGGGTTCTCTTTTGGTGATTACTTACGCTGCGGGGCAATGGCTAAGTTTAGTGCTTCTATGGAATCTGTTGTCCAGTATGCAAACAAAGGAGGAAAGGTCCTTGGTGTTTGTAATGGGTTCCAAATCCTCACAGAATCAGGACTGCTTCCTGGTGCACTTTTACACAATCGAACTTTAAAATACATTTGTAAAGATGTGGAACTTGTTCCCGTGAAAGAAAATATTTTCGCAAAAAATTTCCAAAGTAATCTTTCCATTCCGATTGCACATGGGGAAGGAGCATACTTTGCAGATGGGGAAACTTTAGAACGATTAGAAAAAAATGGACAAGTTGTGTTTCGTTATGAGGAAAACCCAAATGGTTCTTTGCATGATATTGCTGGGATTTGTAACGAAAAAGGAAATGTCCTTGGGATGATGCCCCATCCAGAACGCGCTATGAATCCATTCACAGGAAAAATGGACGGCAAACAAATCTTAGAAGCTCTATTAAAAAATTAG
- the purS gene encoding phosphoribosylformylglycinamidine synthase subunit PurS: protein MFVAKINVTLKESVLDPQGQTVLRTLHDQGKGQIQDLRVGKYIEIKLKTSSLQEAETIAKEICESVLVNQVIETYKLVVEAQ from the coding sequence ATGTTTGTCGCAAAAATAAACGTCACCCTCAAAGAATCAGTCCTTGATCCCCAAGGCCAAACCGTCCTTCGTACCCTTCATGACCAAGGGAAGGGGCAAATCCAAGATTTACGTGTTGGAAAATACATCGAAATCAAACTCAAAACCTCTTCCTTACAAGAAGCAGAAACCATTGCAAAGGAAATTTGTGAATCTGTCCTTGTGAACCAAGTGATTGAAACATATAAGTTAGTGGTCGAGGCCCAATGA
- a CDS encoding phosphoribosylaminoimidazolesuccinocarboxamide synthase, with product MIPSPHYKGKVRDVYDLGSELLLVATDRISAFDVVFTEPVVDKGKILTRISTKWFRHFQQIKNHLVTDDIASFPKPYQNEPQLSGRSVLVKKAKRIDFECVVRGYLTGSAWKEYKQFGTIAETHYPKGIEESYRFPSPIFTPARKNDSGHDENVSESTMENEVGTELFKKVKEISLTLYNEAHDLMAKQGILLCDTKFEFGLIDGEPVLIDEILTPDSSRYWDASTYALGKTPASFDKQILRNWLETTSWDKNPPPPKLPESLIQELRKKYLELEEKINLCLSQK from the coding sequence ATGATTCCAAGTCCACATTACAAAGGAAAGGTGAGAGATGTTTATGATTTGGGTTCAGAACTACTACTTGTAGCAACAGATCGAATTTCTGCATTTGATGTAGTATTTACAGAACCTGTCGTCGACAAAGGAAAAATCCTCACTCGGATTTCAACAAAATGGTTTCGCCATTTCCAACAAATCAAAAACCACTTGGTAACGGATGATATCGCTTCTTTTCCAAAACCATACCAAAATGAACCTCAACTCAGCGGACGCTCTGTTCTGGTGAAAAAAGCAAAACGAATTGATTTTGAATGTGTAGTGAGAGGGTATCTCACAGGTTCTGCTTGGAAAGAATACAAACAATTCGGAACCATTGCAGAAACTCACTACCCGAAAGGAATTGAAGAGTCGTATCGATTTCCTTCTCCCATTTTCACTCCCGCACGGAAAAATGATTCTGGCCATGATGAAAATGTGAGTGAAAGCACAATGGAAAACGAAGTGGGAACCGAATTATTTAAAAAAGTCAAAGAGATTTCCCTCACCTTGTACAATGAGGCCCATGATCTCATGGCAAAACAAGGGATCCTCCTTTGTGATACAAAATTCGAATTTGGGCTTATCGATGGTGAACCGGTTCTCATTGATGAAATTTTGACACCAGACTCTTCCCGGTATTGGGATGCGTCCACGTATGCCCTTGGGAAAACTCCCGCCAGTTTCGACAAACAAATCCTCCGAAATTGGCTGGAAACAACCTCTTGGGATAAAAATCCACCGCCACCTAAACTCCCCGAATCCTTGATTCAGGAACTACGTAAAAAATACTTGGAATTGGAAGAGAAAATCAATCTATGTTTGTCGCAAAAATAA
- a CDS encoding PP2C family protein-serine/threonine phosphatase, with translation MMDRKETQHTILIVDDVPENVELLKYLLLQEGFKIYTAFSAEEARLVLLNTRIDTLLLDVNMPEQDGFSFCRELRDMDQFKLLPILFITSIDREVGFQEAMKNGGDDFINKPFNKRELVAKIHSVIRLKDLQDELYQQKSKYEKELQTARRVQDQLIPEKSFIWNGIKAQTLFHPYLQIGGDFVDSWIEEKKLHIVIADCSGHGPSAALIGAMFKMQLFNLVPNMGLKERVSHLRKNMELVLPEDYAITFCYAIIDQDLNLSYINGGHPAPIVFMDGETKLLKGMSPMIMGINMVANDEVQTVSLKQGSKFFMYTDGASEAMNSKMEYITEEGMREIFDNAVRLGGDILPSVQNQILGFCGTSTPNDDMAMVCIQL, from the coding sequence ATGATGGATCGAAAAGAAACTCAACATACAATCCTCATTGTTGATGATGTTCCTGAAAATGTGGAACTTCTGAAATACCTTTTGTTACAAGAAGGGTTTAAAATTTATACAGCTTTTTCAGCAGAAGAGGCAAGACTTGTTTTACTCAATACGCGGATTGATACTCTATTACTTGATGTGAATATGCCCGAACAGGACGGGTTTTCTTTTTGCCGAGAACTGAGAGATATGGATCAGTTTAAATTATTGCCGATTTTATTCATCACATCAATTGATCGGGAAGTTGGTTTCCAAGAGGCAATGAAAAATGGAGGAGACGATTTTATCAATAAACCCTTTAATAAACGAGAGTTAGTTGCAAAAATCCATTCCGTGATTCGTTTAAAAGACTTACAAGACGAACTTTACCAACAAAAAAGCAAATACGAAAAGGAATTACAAACCGCAAGACGGGTACAGGACCAATTGATTCCAGAAAAAAGTTTTATCTGGAATGGAATTAAGGCCCAAACATTATTCCACCCTTATTTACAAATAGGTGGAGATTTTGTCGATTCATGGATTGAAGAAAAAAAACTCCATATAGTCATTGCGGACTGTTCAGGGCATGGTCCTAGTGCTGCGCTCATTGGAGCGATGTTTAAAATGCAATTATTCAATTTGGTTCCTAATATGGGCCTTAAGGAACGAGTATCCCATTTGCGAAAGAATATGGAACTTGTCCTACCTGAAGATTATGCCATCACATTTTGTTATGCAATCATCGACCAAGATTTGAATCTTTCCTATATTAATGGTGGTCATCCTGCTCCTATCGTTTTTATGGATGGTGAAACAAAACTATTAAAAGGGATGAGTCCCATGATTATGGGAATCAATATGGTGGCAAATGATGAAGTGCAAACTGTTTCCCTAAAACAAGGATCTAAGTTTTTTATGTACACAGATGGGGCAAGTGAGGCGATGAATTCGAAGATGGAATACATCACAGAAGAAGGAATGCGAGAAATTTTTGATAATGCAGTTCGTTTGGGAGGAGATATTTTACCTTCCGTACAAAACCAAATTTTAGGTTTTTGTGGGACATCTACTCCTAATGATGATATGGCAATGGTGTGTATCCAATTATGA
- the ccsA gene encoding cytochrome c biogenesis protein CcsA gives MVVCFSLVLAVFVSILYPNVILEQGISHRIFYLHVPVAWVALYGPLLSFVFSLIYFFKKDLLWDRLAFTANQLAFVFALGVLFSGPIWAYSAWGVPWDKTDARLQSFFILCISLLSYFIFRYLVPSRKKKAILSAYLSVLCALSAVLTWGAIRWIENPGNHPGSVLGKGGMDSDMKQTMWLGVIAYHFLFLFLFLLSNRNEKIQELSNAIRSELN, from the coding sequence ATGGTTGTTTGTTTCTCACTGGTTTTGGCAGTCTTTGTATCAATTTTATACCCAAATGTTATCTTAGAACAAGGGATTAGCCATCGTATTTTTTACCTCCATGTTCCTGTCGCCTGGGTAGCATTATACGGTCCTCTTTTGTCGTTTGTATTTTCTCTTATTTATTTTTTCAAAAAAGATCTACTTTGGGATCGACTTGCTTTTACAGCAAACCAATTGGCTTTTGTATTCGCCTTAGGAGTTTTGTTTTCTGGACCAATTTGGGCATATAGTGCTTGGGGAGTTCCTTGGGACAAAACAGATGCTAGGTTACAATCATTTTTTATTCTTTGTATTTCTCTCCTAAGTTATTTTATTTTCCGGTATTTGGTTCCATCTAGAAAAAAGAAGGCGATTTTATCAGCCTATTTGTCTGTTCTTTGTGCATTAAGTGCGGTTCTCACTTGGGGTGCAATCCGATGGATCGAAAATCCAGGAAACCATCCAGGCAGTGTGCTTGGTAAAGGAGGAATGGATTCAGATATGAAACAAACCATGTGGCTTGGAGTCATTGCGTATCACTTTTTATTTTTATTTTTGTTCCTTCTTTCCAATCGAAATGAAAAAATCCAAGAACTCTCTAATGCAATCAGGTCTGAGTTAAATTAA
- a CDS encoding heme exporter protein CcmB, translated as MFLFLSLLKKDFYLIGRSLGGIVSLFTLSVSVVFIFYTSIEVNEILSARSIRGLKWAIIFILNFVIISQSLWEERESMGWEASLSYVSPTYLYISKSLTIWFCTIIVNALLVLMFVVFFQNMNLDRYLGEWFFANLGSGCLVFLGVSLGVIAFESRLKEIIIPLLQLPFSIPLFLFGLEAEHRYWLEPGFYLPSVGLLFFFLLFYATLGSVMVETLKNE; from the coding sequence ATGTTTTTGTTTCTTAGTTTATTAAAAAAAGATTTTTATCTGATTGGTCGCTCCCTAGGTGGAATTGTTTCACTCTTTACATTGAGTGTTTCAGTTGTGTTTATTTTTTATACTTCTATCGAAGTGAATGAAATATTATCAGCAAGGAGTATTCGTGGACTGAAATGGGCCATCATCTTTATCCTCAACTTCGTAATCATTAGCCAGAGTTTATGGGAAGAAAGGGAGTCGATGGGTTGGGAGGCCAGTTTGAGTTATGTGAGTCCCACCTATTTATATATCAGTAAATCACTTACCATTTGGTTTTGTACCATCATTGTGAATGCACTTCTCGTTTTGATGTTTGTTGTATTCTTTCAAAATATGAATTTAGATCGGTATTTAGGAGAATGGTTTTTTGCCAATTTAGGGAGTGGGTGTTTGGTGTTTTTGGGAGTATCCCTTGGGGTCATTGCCTTTGAAAGCCGACTGAAAGAAATCATCATCCCTCTCTTACAACTTCCTTTTTCCATTCCCTTATTTTTATTTGGTTTAGAAGCAGAGCATCGTTACTGGTTGGAGCCTGGTTTTTATTTACCTTCTGTTGGTTTATTATTCTTTTTCCTTTTATTTTATGCAACATTAGGTTCTGTGATGGTAGAAACCTTAAAGAATGAGTAG
- a CDS encoding ATP-binding cassette domain-containing protein, with the protein MNRTLLETKGLTITVGEKTIIREANLRFFETGLLPVLGENGAGKTTLLKKIFHESLNSSGWEWPLGKRKIAYLGHELGFYSSLSLEENLDYFGKLDGAHSMERRKELLKLFRLEKRIWDPIHLFSRGMKQKVAIMRVLLSSADLILFDEPYTGLDFESSNVLSSILNEEKKSRLILIVLHSVPKELQCTGEVSIRMGNVFVS; encoded by the coding sequence ATGAACCGAACACTTTTGGAAACAAAAGGACTCACTATTACTGTCGGCGAAAAAACGATTATTAGAGAGGCGAATCTCCGTTTTTTTGAAACAGGGCTTCTCCCTGTCCTTGGGGAAAATGGCGCTGGAAAAACAACATTACTAAAAAAAATTTTTCATGAATCCTTAAATTCCAGCGGTTGGGAATGGCCATTGGGAAAAAGGAAAATTGCTTACTTGGGCCATGAACTTGGATTTTATTCCTCTCTCAGTTTAGAAGAAAATCTGGATTACTTTGGAAAGTTGGATGGGGCCCATTCGATGGAACGTAGGAAAGAATTACTCAAACTCTTTCGATTGGAAAAGAGGATTTGGGATCCAATTCATTTATTCTCTCGTGGGATGAAACAAAAAGTAGCAATCATGCGAGTCTTACTTTCTTCTGCCGATCTGATTTTGTTTGATGAACCTTATACTGGACTTGATTTTGAATCTTCCAATGTTTTAAGTTCCATTTTGAATGAGGAAAAAAAATCTAGATTGATTCTCATTGTCCTCCATTCCGTTCCAAAGGAACTACAATGTACGGGAGAAGTTTCGATTCGAATGGGGAATGTTTTTGTTTCTTAG
- a CDS encoding tetratricopeptide repeat protein has protein sequence MFHYLFTFALLFLFPTLLWGQKLIGNKVYPELLWGKDEEFDIRDFPNGSFIYHKDDFILARGKLFVGEPPKSNGSFTYGTETITNSGKWNNDTIELLLNGKPNQRGEVIKRLEAGVRFDPQFFPFRYNLGRLYSLEMKYEKALVEFEYAKAEMPDYYKTYLHIGILSEITRQTYYSIMNYKLAVEKNPYDTEALIRLADHYIETGLKNRALLYLNKALKIEEESPNVKLGFARLEMEKGNYHIAYKIFNRTSLTTGEGKIKPYDKKFHYYFAETASKVTDYETAEEQYTKMLSFINDPFFATVSAKVIARRRDIAKKFAEAKRTQLDDSEEEVAPPNE, from the coding sequence ATGTTCCATTACCTGTTTACATTCGCACTTCTGTTTTTATTCCCCACACTACTTTGGGGGCAAAAACTAATTGGAAACAAGGTATACCCAGAACTTTTATGGGGCAAAGACGAAGAATTTGATATTAGAGATTTTCCGAATGGTTCCTTCATTTATCATAAAGATGACTTCATTTTGGCCCGAGGGAAACTATTTGTAGGAGAACCTCCCAAATCAAATGGAAGTTTTACTTATGGGACGGAAACCATTACAAATTCAGGAAAATGGAATAATGACACCATAGAACTACTCTTAAATGGAAAACCAAACCAAAGAGGAGAAGTGATCAAACGATTGGAAGCAGGAGTCCGTTTTGATCCCCAGTTTTTTCCGTTTCGTTATAATTTAGGAAGATTGTATTCGTTAGAGATGAAATACGAAAAAGCACTTGTAGAATTTGAATATGCAAAAGCTGAAATGCCAGATTATTATAAAACGTATTTACATATTGGAATTTTATCGGAGATCACAAGGCAAACATATTATTCTATAATGAACTACAAATTGGCCGTCGAAAAAAATCCTTATGATACAGAAGCTTTGATTCGACTTGCCGACCATTATATAGAAACAGGCTTAAAAAATAGAGCCTTACTCTATTTAAACAAAGCTTTAAAAATCGAAGAAGAAAGCCCTAACGTCAAACTTGGTTTTGCTAGATTAGAAATGGAAAAAGGAAACTATCATATTGCATATAAAATTTTCAACCGAACTAGTTTAACAACAGGGGAAGGAAAAATAAAACCTTATGATAAAAAATTTCATTATTATTTTGCAGAAACCGCTTCAAAAGTGACTGATTATGAAACTGCTGAAGAACAATACACAAAAATGTTGAGTTTCATAAATGATCCGTTCTTTGCAACAGTATCTGCTAAAGTTATCGCGAGGAGGAGAGATATTGCAAAGAAATTTGCTGAAGCCAAACGAACTCAGTTAGATGATTCAGAAGAAGAAGTGGCGCCTCCGAACGAATGA
- a CDS encoding ABC transporter ATP-binding protein: MFQIKNLSLNIGKRTLLKDVNLEANAKQITGLIGKSGSGKSTVFRLALGLLSKSDGYTWSGKIEWNGIPLGKNHYPKIQPVFQDPFGSFSPYHTMRELLLEPLRIRKKIFLDKESIKSENQKIEIYCNRFDLPLSLLDKTKLELSGGQLQRFAILRVLLSNPEYLFLDEPVTALDVLVQKKIALELKEMNQKESLGMFIVSHDLGFLSYMCDQIFVLEDGMITEFGKPSEILKQPKSKLLQELMEARNHSFGGATSSSESSN; this comes from the coding sequence ATGTTTCAAATTAAAAATCTTTCCCTGAATATAGGGAAACGAACTCTTCTGAAAGATGTAAATCTTGAAGCAAACGCAAAACAAATTACTGGACTCATTGGAAAATCGGGGTCTGGTAAATCCACTGTGTTTCGTTTGGCACTTGGTTTATTATCAAAATCGGATGGTTATACATGGAGTGGGAAAATTGAATGGAATGGGATTCCTCTTGGTAAAAACCATTACCCAAAAATCCAACCTGTATTCCAAGATCCGTTTGGGAGTTTTTCACCGTACCATACAATGCGTGAATTATTATTAGAACCTTTACGGATTCGTAAAAAAATATTCTTAGACAAAGAATCAATAAAGAGTGAAAATCAAAAAATCGAAATATATTGTAATCGATTTGATTTGCCCTTATCTTTGTTGGATAAAACGAAATTAGAATTAAGTGGCGGCCAATTACAACGTTTTGCAATTTTACGAGTATTATTATCAAATCCTGAATACCTTTTTTTAGATGAACCGGTGACTGCTTTAGATGTTTTGGTCCAAAAGAAAATTGCTCTCGAACTTAAGGAAATGAACCAAAAAGAATCTTTGGGAATGTTTATTGTTTCACATGACTTGGGTTTTTTGTCTTATATGTGTGATCAAATATTTGTTTTAGAAGATGGAATGATTACGGAATTTGGAAAACCAAGTGAGATTTTAAAACAACCAAAATCAAAACTATTACAAGAATTGATGGAAGCAAGAAATCATTCGTTCGGAGGCGCCACTTCTTCTTCTGAATCATCTAACTGA
- a CDS encoding hydroxymethylglutaryl-CoA lyase — MEKIKITEVGPRDGLQNEKTILSTQDKFEFVTRLVESGVKNIELTSFVRKDRIPQMGDALELSALILPKFGNEVQFSCLTPNTKGYEAAAIAGFKEVAVFTATSESFTQKNINMTISESFKSFQPIFENAKKDGIKVRGYISTVIACPYEGKIPPEKTLEVALRLLDAGAYEISLGETIGVAVPLEVESLLELLLKKIPSSYLNCHFHDTYGMAIANTKQALTMGIRSFDSSAGGLGGCPYAKGAAGNVATEDLVYFLTREGFDTGIQLDSLVRVSQFMESKLERTLNSRTYIAKKNAS; from the coding sequence TTGGAAAAAATTAAAATCACAGAAGTGGGACCAAGAGACGGATTACAAAATGAAAAAACCATTCTCTCCACTCAGGATAAATTCGAATTCGTAACTCGTCTAGTAGAATCTGGTGTCAAAAATATTGAACTCACTTCTTTTGTTCGAAAAGACCGTATCCCACAAATGGGTGATGCTCTTGAACTTTCTGCTTTAATTCTCCCCAAATTTGGAAATGAAGTTCAATTTTCTTGTCTCACTCCTAATACAAAAGGGTATGAAGCTGCCGCAATTGCTGGTTTTAAAGAAGTAGCTGTTTTTACTGCTACTTCAGAATCATTTACTCAAAAAAATATCAATATGACCATATCGGAAAGTTTTAAGTCTTTCCAACCAATATTTGAGAATGCCAAAAAAGATGGTATCAAAGTTAGGGGTTATATCTCCACAGTGATCGCTTGTCCTTACGAAGGAAAAATTCCACCTGAAAAAACTTTGGAAGTCGCTTTACGTCTATTAGATGCTGGTGCCTATGAAATTTCCCTTGGAGAAACCATTGGTGTAGCTGTTCCTCTTGAAGTAGAATCTCTATTAGAACTACTATTAAAAAAAATTCCAAGCTCTTATCTCAATTGTCACTTTCATGATACTTATGGGATGGCAATTGCAAATACCAAACAAGCTTTAACCATGGGTATCCGAAGTTTTGATAGTTCTGCTGGTGGACTTGGCGGTTGTCCTTATGCAAAAGGAGCTGCAGGGAATGTTGCAACAGAAGATTTAGTTTATTTTTTAACGCGCGAAGGTTTCGATACGGGAATCCAATTGGATTCTCTTGTCCGAGTGAGTCAGTTTATGGAATCAAAATTGGAAAGAACTCTAAACTCAAGAACTTATATTGCCAAAAAAAATGCAAGTTGA
- a CDS encoding TIGR02757 family protein has translation MQVDVPLLKIKLENLISKYKTLQTLETDPICFPKRFQNPKDIEIVSLLSCLFAYGNVKNIQNFLNPIINSMGPSPYEYLYQNKENFPQFLESIKGYRFQTKEDVKTFLLTLQRIIQKNTNSTNLFESKFLDENGKFNSLTSLQNFQRFLEDEISKTLQGKPLTYGLQFLIGKWKSKSPKKRISLFLRWMVRKHYPDFGLYTLIKPNQIPYPMDVHIQKLSKILGIQNQRSYLLKDAFLLTEFFKQVCPDDPLLYDFYLTRVGIIEKCRGAYVFEVCEMCELREVCLVVPRGIEPRLQG, from the coding sequence ATGCAAGTTGATGTCCCTCTTCTCAAAATCAAATTAGAGAACTTAATATCCAAGTATAAAACATTACAAACTTTAGAAACAGACCCAATCTGTTTTCCAAAACGATTCCAAAATCCTAAAGATATTGAAATCGTTTCCTTATTATCCTGCCTTTTTGCTTATGGAAACGTAAAAAATATTCAGAATTTTCTAAACCCCATCATCAATTCAATGGGACCTTCACCCTACGAATATTTGTATCAAAATAAAGAAAATTTTCCACAGTTTTTAGAATCCATTAAAGGTTATCGTTTCCAAACCAAAGAAGATGTGAAAACATTCCTGCTTACTTTACAACGGATCATCCAGAAAAATACAAATTCAACCAATCTCTTTGAATCTAAATTTTTGGATGAGAATGGTAAGTTTAACTCCTTAACTTCCCTCCAAAATTTTCAAAGATTCCTGGAGGATGAAATTTCAAAAACATTACAGGGAAAACCACTTACTTACGGGTTGCAGTTCCTCATTGGAAAATGGAAATCAAAATCTCCCAAAAAAAGAATTTCTCTATTTTTACGTTGGATGGTGCGAAAACACTATCCTGATTTTGGATTGTACACATTGATAAAACCAAACCAAATCCCCTATCCGATGGATGTTCATATCCAAAAATTGAGCAAGATTTTGGGGATTCAAAATCAAAGGTCTTATTTATTAAAAGATGCGTTTTTACTCACTGAGTTTTTTAAACAGGTGTGTCCCGACGATCCTTTGTTATACGACTTTTATTTAACTAGAGTTGGAATCATTGAAAAATGCCGCGGGGCTTACGTTTTTGAAGTTTGTGAGATGTGTGAACTACGGGAGGTTTGTTTGGTAGTGCCACGGGGAATTGAACCCCGATTGCAAGGATGA
- a CDS encoding adenylosuccinate synthase, whose amino-acid sequence MPANLVVGAQWGDEGKAKVIDYLSKDTDIIVRYQGGANAGHTVVVGGKKYIFHLVPSGIIYDNTTCVIGNGVVLDPEYFLKECADLESHGFRVKDKVLISDSCHILLPYHRLIDEAREAGSSPERKIGTTKKGIGMCYADKMLRNGVRAGDLLDKENLKRKLNHILEVKNQELVKYYDLEPVNPNEMYDFLLDFADKMGKNIINTVYYLNSELEKGKRVLLEGAQGTGLDIDFGTYPYVTSSNPTTGGALAGSGVSFRYLKDVIGITKAYATRVGEGPFPSEILGEAGDVLRKLGGEYGSTTGRPRRCGWFDVQMIKHAVTVNGINSLVLTKIDVLSHYDSIPVVIGYEYKGKKLDFFPSQGLEDVKPLFAEYKGWKDDISGINSFSKLPPLCQSYIKSLQELVHTKIGIVSTGPDRDHTIIMD is encoded by the coding sequence ATGCCTGCAAATTTAGTCGTTGGTGCCCAATGGGGTGATGAAGGGAAAGCAAAAGTAATTGATTATCTTTCCAAAGATACTGATATCATTGTTCGTTACCAAGGTGGTGCAAACGCTGGCCATACAGTTGTTGTCGGTGGAAAAAAGTATATCTTCCACTTAGTTCCGTCTGGAATTATTTATGATAATACTACTTGTGTGATTGGAAATGGTGTTGTCCTTGATCCTGAATATTTCTTAAAAGAATGCGCTGACTTGGAATCTCATGGGTTTCGGGTAAAAGATAAGGTCCTTATCAGTGATTCTTGTCATATCTTACTGCCTTACCACCGTCTCATCGATGAAGCAAGGGAAGCTGGTTCTTCTCCAGAACGTAAAATTGGTACGACAAAAAAAGGAATAGGAATGTGTTATGCAGATAAAATGCTTCGAAATGGTGTCCGCGCTGGTGACCTTCTTGATAAAGAAAATTTAAAACGAAAACTAAACCATATCTTGGAAGTGAAAAACCAAGAGTTAGTGAAATACTATGATTTAGAACCGGTGAATCCTAATGAAATGTATGATTTCCTATTGGATTTTGCTGACAAAATGGGAAAAAACATCATTAATACGGTGTATTACCTCAATTCTGAATTGGAAAAAGGCAAACGAGTCCTCCTAGAAGGAGCCCAAGGCACTGGACTTGATATTGATTTTGGAACTTATCCGTACGTTACAAGTTCGAATCCTACAACAGGAGGAGCTCTTGCGGGTTCTGGTGTGAGTTTCCGTTACCTTAAAGACGTAATCGGTATTACTAAGGCTTATGCAACAAGAGTAGGAGAAGGTCCATTCCCGTCTGAAATTTTGGGTGAGGCGGGAGACGTATTACGGAAATTAGGTGGTGAGTACGGGTCTACAACTGGGCGCCCTAGACGATGTGGATGGTTTGACGTTCAAATGATCAAACATGCTGTCACTGTCAACGGAATCAATTCACTTGTTCTTACTAAAATTGATGTATTAAGTCATTATGATTCAATTCCAGTTGTAATTGGTTATGAATACAAAGGTAAAAAATTAGATTTTTTTCCATCACAAGGACTTGAGGACGTTAAACCGTTGTTTGCTGAATACAAAGGGTGGAAAGATGATATCTCTGGAATCAATTCATTCAGTAAACTTCCACCATTGTGTCAATCTTACATCAAATCCTTACAAGAGTTAGTGCATACTAAAATAGGCATAGTTTCAACGGGACCTGATCGCGATCACACGATCATCATGGATTAA